The DNA region CATCATCACCTCCtgatactgtatatacagttaCTACAACACAGTTTCCACTGGCTTCATTTTCCGCATTAAACTCTCTTGTACCCTTACAAATGGACGCATGGACAAAGAGCAACGAACTCCAGATAAAATCACAGGAGCTAAACCTTAAAAACAATCTTGAAGGAAAACATTACAAGACATTTACTGTAATACCAACCCAAGGTCCAACAATGGAGACCTTTTTCAGTACACATACTCCTGTAAACCACACTTTGACAgacccaaacaaaaacaaatcaagaaagTCTGAGACCTCAAGTAGCTCAGAGAAACTGGGTGACAATGTCCCGTCTAATTCCCAATTGAAGATAGTCAAGACCGAAGTAACTCCATCCTACCAAAGGTCTTCGTTCAACTCTTCTAGGTTTCAAATGGGTGCAGATCTTAAGTCCCAAACTAATGCAAGTCAAACCTCTGTAGGATCTAAAAGtactccaaaacaaaccagttcaCCTAAAAAAACAATCCCTAACTTTCATCAAACTCTGCCTCAAACTCAACCTATTTCTCTCCAAGGCGAAAATACCCAATTTGACTCAACAGAGactttgagaccattttcccAACCACTGTCCCAAACAAGAAGGGTGTTTTCTCAATCCACTGTAACTACTCAACCAGTCACAGTCTCCTCAGGAGGAAATGATCCTACGTCTGAAGGAAATACCAAAACCATGGCCCCGGTTGTTGGTTTTGTCACTTCAAACACTTCATCTTCTTTTTCATCATCAAATTCCTTAAGCAGTTCTTTTGCTAGTCACAGCAGTGAAAACTTCACATCAGTCACATCAACATCTTCCATTCATTCCCCTTCTAGCCCATCTCAGAACGAACCTCAAACAACCCCAAATCATCCTGCACCAGCATCACCTTCCCCAATCTCCATACCTCAGCATTTAACCTCTACTAACTACCAAACCACCACTCCGCCAACCTTCTCTACCTCTTCCACCATTTCTTCCTTCAGTGCCTCCAACTATCCAACAATGCCTTCTTTGCCTACTTCAATCTCCCCAACTTTCtcttcctctactccctctttCTCAGTTACCTCACCATCTTTAAGAGTGAGTTTGTCATCTTTTATTTCACCCATCAGCTCCCCTAAACCAGAACCAACACCAGCGCCTCATAAAATCACTCTACATCAGAAGTTGGTAACCCAAACCCACCATGCACCAAACTCTGAGACTCGATTCACCTCACCGGCACACAGAAAGGTTGTCCATCCAAATCCCAAACCTTATCCCAACCTCAGACCAAATCATGACCAAGAGATCAAACCAAACATTCAAAACACAGATACCAAACCAAAGCATCCCTCAGATCCCGCTGACGCTCCAGACAAAGAAGGAAAGTATCCGGACATTGTCCCCAGACACAGTGCCTGGGAGCTGGGCATGCTGCTGGGCTGCTCAGCCGGGTTGGGCATGGTTCTGGTGGTCGGGCTGAGGTATGTCTACCGGCAGGCCTGTGGCAGGCGGACTGAGGTGACGCTGAACGACCGCGAGCGAGAGTACGGGAGAGGGGACCAAGGGCTGGTTCACCTCCAGGAGTGTGGCGATTTGGTCAGagttaaaaaaatcagagaGAACAGCTTCGTGTTTCTGGCGGAGTACGATATCCTGGCATCGCCTTCAAACTGAGAGAGGCTCATCAAGACCGACGTTAAACATCCGAAAGACGGATCTGGAAGAGGATTAGgacaaccaaaaaaataaaaaataacttttcacagAATTCTGATATTAAacttctgagatcaaaagtcatattctga from Xiphophorus maculatus strain JP 163 A chromosome 14, X_maculatus-5.0-male, whole genome shotgun sequence includes:
- the LOC111611168 gene encoding mucin-5AC-like, which gives rise to MMSSNLLLWGGAVLLCSMVWPIVCFSHGASLTSCQEMIPGHIRAHPLDPKHSFITLHTSSSSYLPGQLITVSVRSSRDFMGFLLQARSVGGERNGFGEGPGIRTERLGPLLVGGSWIRSPPGTHTLRCLFEGDTVTHSDKQLKRNLSFVWRAPDMPKGDMRFHITVVQSYFVYWTGIESAVVRDRSPSVWRRSKTKMADGASTIVAVQETVTTQTANTKATLASFSGRPSNIKNATEILKFLKLQTEDDHTTLETSSSVTWRTQTVAARKTLTSGPPQSTTNESPGFLAGVSKRITTEPFSYTSVFPLPSSPPDTVYTVTTTQFPLASFSALNSLVPLQMDAWTKSNELQIKSQELNLKNNLEGKHYKTFTVIPTQGPTMETFFSTHTPVNHTLTDPNKNKSRKSETSSSSEKLGDNVPSNSQLKIVKTEVTPSYQRSSFNSSRFQMGADLKSQTNASQTSVGSKSTPKQTSSPKKTIPNFHQTLPQTQPISLQGENTQFDSTETLRPFSQPLSQTRRVFSQSTVTTQPVTVSSGGNDPTSEGNTKTMAPVVGFVTSNTSSSFSSSNSLSSSFASHSSENFTSVTSTSSIHSPSSPSQNEPQTTPNHPAPASPSPISIPQHLTSTNYQTTTPPTFSTSSTISSFSASNYPTMPSLPTSISPTFSSSTPSFSVTSPSLRVSLSSFISPISSPKPEPTPAPHKITLHQKLVTQTHHAPNSETRFTSPAHRKVVHPNPKPYPNLRPNHDQEIKPNIQNTDTKPKHPSDPADAPDKEGKYPDIVPRHSAWELGMLLGCSAGLGMVLVVGLRYVYRQACGRRTEVTLNDREREYGRGDQGLVHLQECGDLVRVKKIRENSFVFLAEYDILASPSN